The nucleotide sequence cattctatacataatctggagatgttctataaatatgttttgatctacatgtcatcctctaaccatacatgcccctggttgcatttataggctgatgtagtttgttcatatcttgctccaaagttgcttcataatgttgttgtcaacctgttaacattaagttcagttgtttccatgtgtttccctagtgatccatgcaccctatgaactttctattgccatgcttagcttcacaaatatgtattcttactgttggttgccttgccatgctatttattgctctgtggtgagtggtacaagctcatttacatgccttcataattctgttcctgctatgtatgaatctgtaatataacttgccatgtttacgtgggtgccatcatattttctgatcctttttggctcatggtcagtaagggacttttgatctatgcatttagtagtttcattccatgcctttgtgtGCCAtaataagttcttgtaacatgttgtttgatagctctaaacattacatcgtgatgttattttctgcaaagtctgtaattgttataacttgcaatcttaccacgtgtgtttgagcatgttctagtgatttctggagatagctcagtgttcatgttttgttatgctttacctttacatcatgcccatgccttttgttttcatgttgatgtcctgtagcatgttgttttgatgcttgcaatatgcctagttgctgttttggatagcttgtcctttaaacttgtatggagtgtatgtgtttgaaccgttgctccgctttgagtgtgctctatatgaaacttgctttattttgcatgtagtttaatattatcatgttgcatccttgttttggtgtgtttgcttgatgtttgagtgcattttgcatcaatgccatgtttaacttgtgttgctcatatcttctagaccgtagctccgaactaaatgatctttatatggaacttgactagaatctcatgtagatcatcttgtgcatcttaacttgatgtttaacaacttgaacataaggtttattcagatctgcaccaacttcgaaatttgcatatgaggacttaccggaattgttatatgttgttcccggcctcatttaaacttgccttgatgtgttgctcttgtttgcatcatctcttgccatgagtagcttcatctaggtTTGTCGTGCATCATggttgttgtgcatcatgtcatgttcatgtgtggtgtgtttaccttgttgtgtgcttctttcgatagttccctgtttcgttgcgatcgtgaggattcgttcgtctacgcttggttcgtcttcatgcgttcatcttcttcatggactcgttcttcttcctagcaggatttcaggcaagatgaccgctaccctggatctcactactatcattgctatgctatttgtttcgttctatcgctatgctgcgctacctatcaccagtttatcaagccatcccaaattgccatgaacctctaacctttgacacctttcctatgcaaaccattgctttggctatgttaccgctttgctcagccctcttatagcgttgttagttgcaggtgaagttgaagatttctccatggtggacaggattttggttgggatatcacaatatctcttatattattaatgcatctatatatttggtaaagggtggaaggcttggccttttgcctagtgtttcgttccactcttgccgccctagtttccgtcataccggtgttatgttcccggattttgcgttccttacgcggtcgggtgatttatgggacccccttgacagttcgctttgaataaaactcctccagcaaggcccaaccttggttttaccatttgcctcaccaccacctatccctttcccttgggtcggccaacccgagggtcatctttactttagccccccccgggccagtgcttgtctaagtgttggtccgaactagagcaccgtgcggggccatcccttggtaACTTGGGTTAcatcggttcctgtacgcttcgctcatccggtgtgccctgagaacgagatatgtgcagctcctatcgggatttgtcggtgcatcgggcggctttgctggtcttgttttaccattgtcgaaatgtcttgtaaaccgggattccaagtctgatcgggtcttcctgggagaaggtctattccttcgttgatcgcgagagcttgtcatgggctaagttgggacacccctgcagggtataatctttcgaaagttgtgcctgcggttataggcagatgggaatttgttaatatccggttgtagataacttgacaccagatccgaattaaaacgcatcaaccgcgtgtgtagccgtgatggtctcttctctgcGGAGCCCGGGaggtgaacatggtttctgggttatgtttgacgtaagtaggagttcaggatcacttcttgatcattgctagcttcacgaccgtttcgcttgctctcttctcgctcttctttgcatatgttagccaccatatatgcttagtcgctgctgcagcctcaccactttaccccttcctttccctttaagctttgctagtcttgatacccatggtaatgggattgctgagtcctcgtggctcacagattactacaacaacagttgcaggtacaggtttcgtgatgatcatgacgcgagagcgatgcttgcttgcgttgagttcttcttctgcttcttcgatcaggggataggttccaggtcggcagcctgggctagcagggtggatgtcgttgaatttctgtttgtgtttcatccgtagtcggatgatgctcttatgtactgtgatgttgtattcatgtggtatTGTATGccctatgtatgtatccccatatattatgtaatgttgatgtaatgatatccaccttgcaaaagtgtttcaatatgcgggtctatccttggtgggaccttcgagttccttttggatagggtcgcatattgggtgtgacaggtCTACTAGCAACTTGGGATGTACACATTGTTTTCTTTGTGGTCCTGCAGTTAAGCGTGCATTACGGCCTCTATCTGACGACCGAGGGTACCATAGCGACCTGTCGTTTCGGTTTCCTCTCTTTAAGACGTGGCAACCTGCCGTTCTCCCTCTCCACTCACCGCTCTCCCACTCACTCTGCCAACCACCCAAAAAACCTCGCCACTCAACGTCTTGATgaccacgccaccgccgccgccatggaccagAGTCTCGGATGGCAGAAAGTCGTCGAAGAGCTGGCTGGCGACAACCCCGAGACCCGCGCGCAGTATAGAGAGATCGCGCGGTGGTTCCCAAGTGTTCAGATGATGAGGATCCACGCGCGCGGTCTCATCAAGGTGATGACGGAGGCTGAGAAGCATTGTGCCCTTCCCGGCGACATCGACGTTCCTCCGGCGACCATCCTTATCTGGGTAATGTGCGACATTCAGCGCTCCCCCGACCCCAGGCAGCGCGCCCGCtggtggatgtaccgctcatcCACCACGCCACCAGCCCAGCCGGATGCAGAGCGCGTTGCGTCCAAGAACGAGCACGTCGACGACTTCGTGCTTGCCCTGCCGGCGCCCGTCAACGCCAACTACCGGGACCGTCAAGGTCCATCTGTCCTCCTCGGGCCATACGACGACTCCGACGATGAGTCATCTGATGAGAAGGTGCCAGAGGTCGTCGTGCTGTCAGACGATCATCCGGAGGTGCATCGATCCGAGCGCCTCAAGCTGCTCAAGAAGTGAACAATGTTGGATCTGCAGATGGTGCTTCTTAGGTATGCTGTTATATCATAGCATATAAGTTAGAAATATGATGCAGTTAGGTAGGTATGCTGATATATATGACATCATATAAGTTAGTAAGATGGGGTTGTTAGCTAGGTATGCTGCTATATCATCACAACATATAAGTTAGATCTCTTTTGGACATGCTATGGTTAGGTGTGCTACTATATACAGCACATAAGTTATCTGTAATTATGTGGTTTGGAAAGTGGACTCTGAATATGTATGCATGATGTTGGTATGCAACTGGAGTGCTTTGAATCTTGCAAATGTGGTGTGATGCACTGATGTGCTGCAAATGTTGCATacagtactactttatttatttctttctgcatgtggaaaatcttgatATACCAAATggagcacttactataaatagcaTTCTGTACTTACATATGGTACATCATGCAGAAATTCAGGTTTCAGACTGAATTTTCAGTGAAAATTCAGTTGAGATTCAGTTCAATTCAGTTAAGTTAGATTCAGTTTGGTAAAAATTCAATCTAATTAAATCCACTTTAGTTAGAATTCAATCAAGTGAAAATTAAAGTTAAGATTCAGTTCAGTTAAGTTAAATTTAGAGTGTTAGGTTAAAATTCAGTTAAGTTCAAATTCCCTTTAGTTAGAATCCAGTTAATTTAAATTCAGAGTGTTAGGTTAAAATTCAGTTAAGTTCAAATTCCCTTTAATTAGAATTCAGTTAAGTTAAAATTCAGGTTAATTTAAGTAAAGTTACATTCATTTAAGTTCAACATAACTCAGTTAAGTTTAGTTAAAATTATCAGTTAAGTTTTGTACAATTGTGCAAATTTCACTGAACTGATGACAATTGAGTACAATTCATGACAATTTAGTAAAATTTCACTGAACAAAATGTGGGCCTAATAATGGGCTTGTTTATTACTTTTGACACTAACATTTGACTCTAATATTGGGCCTACCTACCACCATAAATCTACTGCCTACCTACCAGCCACCTTTTCTACTATATAAAGCACCCCCCAATTGCCACAAACAACAGCCAAACCCAAACACAATCCCTTCTCCTCCCCCTAGCCGCCAGAGAAAACCCTAGCACAAATGGATCTTGGAGAGGTTGTCGATGAAGAAGAACAGGTGCCAAGGGTAGCCAGGCGCAAAGAGGCAAGAAGGAGGGAGCTCAGCGGATCCTTGCAGCACGCAACCGCAAGGACATGGAGCAATTCCTGGAGGCATTCCCCCTTGTCTCAAACACTAGTAATGATGATGTCATCCACTAGGCAAGGAGGAGGGAAAATTTCCATCCTTTTCAGATCACTAGGATGAGGTGGAGTAGAATTATGTATCCAGATGAATGAGCTGTTATCTGATGCAGTATCTAGATCCTCCTTGCTATCTAGATGAATTCTGTATCTAGATCTACCGTGCTATCTATGTAAGAATCTGCTGATGCATGCAATGTAATAAATCCTAGTTCCTCCTTCTCTGCTATGTGATGCAGTGTATGCAATGTAGGCAGTAACTTAATGAAATCCTGGATCTACCTTTATGTGCTCGAAAATACCAGTGTATGCAACTTTCAGCTAACTGAACAAAGAACAGTTAACTCAACCATATCCAGTTAACTACAAAACTAGTGTTATACAAAAAAAGTGTATAACAAATTTCATATTGTATAAAAAAACACAGTGTATACCACTGTTCAGTTAAATGCAATAACAAATAAGTTAACTGACACAACAAATCAGTAAACTGAAACCATTTTCAGTTAACCAAATCAATACCCACTTCACTGAATCTAGGTTCAGATAACTGAATAATAGTTCATTTAAACAGAAAAGCAATTCAGTTAACTGGCAGAGCATTGATAATTCAAATTCACTTAACCAAATCAAAACTGACTTAACTGCCACAACATTGATAACTCAAATTCAGATAACATAGTGCATATTAGGTCATTGCAGCAAATAGTATAGTGCATCTGGATAAAGGGCATCAGAGATAACCCAAATTAACTAAACAAGTCCACTGATAGTCATTAACTAAATTCCATTACAGCGCCAATGGATCACTCAAATTCATCTAGCAGCTCCCTAACCTTCCTTATCTTGCACTTGGTGTCCTCTTTATGCTTGAACAGGTCACCAATCATATACTCTAGCTTTTTTATCTCTTTCTTCAACTGATCCCTTTCTTCCTTCAATTTGTCCCTCTCTTGCTTCATctcatccctctctttctctgccttAGTCCTGACCACCTGATGAATGTTGGTCActgatttgtcagccattttctTCTTCTCAAGTTCTATCTTTAGGTCAGACAGAGCTAGCCTTGTGTTGCCCAATTCAGTAATTGCCTGCTCTTTGtcagccaccatcttagcaaaatcAAGTTTGAAAAACCTCAGGTCTTTTTCCATCTGTTCCTTCTCTTTCACAACCCTAACATTTTCTTCAGCCTGAACAACAGCTTCCCTGATCCTGGTTGTGACCTCCTCTTCATACATGTCCGAGATCCTAGCTAGACTGGTCCTCAATTGTGGAGGCCACTCTGGGTCAACCCAATGCACATAGGGGCATTTAAGCCCATCCTAAAATTGAAGAGGAAATGCATAATTCAGTTAACTGAAGAAAATACAGTAACGCTGAATCAAAATTCAGTTAACTGGACAAAACTAAGTAAAACCGAATCAAAATTCAGTTAACTCACTGAATCAAAATTCAGTTAACTCACAGCACATTCATGTCTATTTTCACACTGCCCTTTGAGCATTCCTAAGCTACTTAACAACTAAATATTTGGACAACTAAATAAACTAAATGGCACAGAACTATGAACATGGCACATAATGACACAACAGAGCAAGTTCAATATCATATGTAACTAAATGGCCAAAGCATGTACAACCATGAACATGTACTACATCACTTACCATCTCAATCTACAACAAGGAACATGTAGTAACCTTTTGTGCACAACCCAGGAATCTTCTTCCACTATCAACAGACTCAAATGCAACAAGCTTCTCACACACTGCTTGGTGCTCACACCTATCAGGTAGATCTGCAGCAAGGCCTGCCCAATCGGTGCTCTCAATGGTACGAGGACCCTACAACAAAATCTGGTAAGAAATCCCATTTTGCCTAACCCTAGATACTAGATGAAGGTGGACAAGATCTCACCGGACTGGTGACCGAGTCGCCACCTGACGAGCAAGAGCTGGATCCGGAATCACTCCATGAAACCATGGCCGCTTGCTTGCTTGGCGGCGGCGAcctggacggcggcgacgagcagaGAGCAGAAGCAAGAAAAAAACAAAGAGGGAGTGAGCTGCGGGTTGtctggatcggggggggggggggcagaacgTGTGGTCTACTTTAATTAATTCAGCTGTTTTCGTGGGTAGTGCGGGTTGATTCACAGCAACGCCAGGGGGGTCTTTGCAAAATGTCACGCGCTGACCGGGTATGCACCCACACGTCCACATGGCGCTCTCTGATTCATCGGGACTAGATTTGCACATCTGAAGCAAGTTGAGGAACTGGGTAGGGTCAAATTTTAAATTGTAGGACTAAACTATCACATTCAGATTCTCACATTCAGAACAAGTTCTAGGACTCCTGTGCTTTAAACTCTTTTATTTTTAACAAACTTAAGAGTTCGAATTCACCTGTTCACCTGTTCTAGGACTAGATTTGCACATCCGATTCGAGCTGAGCCGAAGAACGCCCAATGGGACTCCTCCTTTTGACTAAAGCTGTCAGAGCCGCCTGGACCGAGTCCATGTGCACCAACCAAACCCCCCTTCTTTTCCATGGTCTCCATCCCCAGGTCGCTCACGGTCACGGGCAGAACCGCAAAGCCCTCCCCCGTACAGCCAGCCTGCCACACACAGAGTCACCGGCTCCTCCAGAAGCAAAATGCCCCTCCTGCCCCgacgcctcgccgtcgccgtcgccgtcgcggcCCCCCTCCGCCGCCCCCTCTGCACGGCGGCCCCACGCCCTCCCTGGGCCATGGTGAACAGCCAGGCGGCGCTGGACGCGTCAGGGGCGCCGTCGCAGAGCGCGCGCGCGCTCGTCGACCTCAACACCACCCCGTGCGTCTCCCACCTCTCCGTCCCCGCTCGCCTCGTCGCCCCCCACGGCGACGACATGGGCTCCCTCGTGGGCATCGTCCGCGGCGCCAGCAGCGACGGCCTTCTCCTCCTCGACTTCATCGACGCCCGCCACCGCCCCTTGTGGCCACACGAATTCGCCGCGGCCCGCGGCGGCGTGGAACCGGAGGGCAAGCTCTTCGTCTGCAACCCTCTCAGCGGCCAGCTGGTCCGCCTCCCGGCCCCGGGCATGGATGTCCCCAAAATGGGAAGTACCTCTTTCGGCCTGCTCACCCAATCTCAAGGCTCACACGGCCCGCCGGATAGGTACGTGGTCGCTCAGCTCAGTAAAATCAGCCGCGGGGGAGGGGAGTGGCGCAGGGTCGTTCGCCGGTTTCTGTCCGAGACAGGGGAGTGGGACGAGCGGCCGCTGGTCGGGGAGTTAGAGATGGATCCTGGGCGGAGCATGATGATCAACCATGAGGTGCTGGCGTTCGGCGACCGGCTATGGTGGCTGGACGTGGCCTGGGGTGCCTGCTCCGTCGACCCCTTCAGCGACCGGCCGGAGCGCCGCTTCGCCGAGCTGCCGCGCTCCAGCGTGCAGCCTGTTTCTGATTCCCCGACGCTGAGCAGGTACCGACGCATGGGGGTCAGCGAGGGGAAGCTGCGCTACGTCCAAGTGTCCCATGGACCGAAGCACGACAAGTGGTGCGTGATCCTTTCGTTTTCGCTGGATGACGAGACCTACAGCTGGGCGCTGGATCACGGAGTTGAAATTACAGATCGGCACGACCCTTGCTATGTTCAAATTGCTGCCATAGATCCATTCAATGCCGACCTTGTGTACCTCCAACATGGTAGCGCTGTTATTGCCATGGACCTGGCTAAGGGGAAGGAGATTTGGAGGGGTTACCTGGCTAAGGAATTCGTCTTTCAGAAGTTGCTCCACTGTAGTCTTCTTGTACCGTGCGTGCTCCCAACATGGCTTGCCACAAGCAATATCCCTTCTGCAGGTAAATATAAGCTTCATACACTTGGTACTGAATCATTCAATCCAAATTTTACTGTCCTATAATCAGTTTGTTAGATTTCACAGGATTTTGTTTGTTAATATACACCAGTTGCATTTGTATTGAAGTTTCTGAAGGGTGTGATGATATCTTACACATTGGGGGTTTAATAATTCCAGATAGGCTCATATTTTCTGAATTATAAATTGGCCATTGTTAGCATTGCTTTTTAACCTTTTCAGGATATCAAAGGTGGAATCTGGCATTGCTAGAGAATCTGATGTATTTTATTGATTGCATTGGTTATCAGATTGTCTATGATGTTAAAAAATATTTTGCCGATCTAATTAATGTCAGCATATAGACATGGAATTGTCCTGTTAAATGCCtatatgttgttttccattcaAGTCGTGATGTAACGATGCACATATATTGCTCTTGTTGCCCTGTGTCATTTCTATTCAAGTTCTTGTATCTATTAACTGAAGGAACCCTTTCAAGCAACAAGGCCGATTGCAAAAGGAAGACTTTGGCAGACATGCTGGTTCGCGTAGACAAATGCTAGACAAACTGAAACGTGACAACTAACTCATCTccggtactctctctctctcttaagtAACTCTTTCTTGTTTGGGTACCTTTCCTGTTCCGTTTGATTTTTTTGTCATATCATTTTCTTTCTTGTGGCATGATTCTGTATTTCTCCTACACTCCCCATAAAATGTGGTACTTGCACAAACAAAAAAGTATAGGTCATGTTTCCAAATCAGTATGTTGAACTGGTTATCTTAATTGTTCAATAGTTATACTCCATCATTGTTATCCTTAAATCGAACTTGTCAGGATTGTATGTACAGATCGTGCCTGATTGCATGACAGGAAACTTCCTTCTCTCCAATCATGCTGCACATATGATGCTTGAATATGTTGCGACTTGCAAGTTGCAACTAGTCAATGAAGCAGTACCATGGTGGCTGATTTGGCTTCTACTTCTTTTTTACTCTTAATCGCTGGTTCTGTCTTCAATGCTGGACTGCTACACATAGTAGTATTGCCTTGTCTGAAATACTACATATTACCCGGTCTGACTTATCCCAGACATAAAATTATGGGAAAGCTAAATGATGTATGCTTCTTCACCATGATAAGGATTTGTCTTTCATTAGTAATATCCTGAAATGTTATCAACAAATCATGACTGAACTGAAGCATGGTGCTTGCTATTTCTTACCAAGTGACCATACAGTATATTGACTTATCACCACAATTGCAATGCTATCCAGTAATCCTTCGACAGAAGTGTTCCCCAAGTATGTCATCACTAAACCTATCTCTGTTTACTACTTTTGTCTTGCAGATTCCTTAAATTTGACCAACAACAGAGTTGAGGGTGGTATCTGTGAGACAAGAGCTCTTATTTTAGGGAAATTCTGTGACAATTTTGGGCTTGTTCTTCCGGCTGATGCAATTCTTTTTGAAAGGACAGATGTTCTTACATATTTCGGAGAATTGTAGCTGCAAGAGACCATGCTTATGTTCTTTGTAAAAATGTTATTGCCCAAAGTGTTTTTTGTTCTGACTTGTTTTGCTTTGTATTCAACAAATTTGGGATATGCTTGATTGGATATTTGCATGCTGATGATGGGAAACTTATGAGCTCTCTTATCTTATTAAATGCTTCTGCATAACTGGAAAACGGACCTTTTATGTTAATTTGATAGTATTGGTTATCGCGGTATGTGTTGATGTAGAGCATA is from Triticum aestivum cultivar Chinese Spring chromosome 1B, IWGSC CS RefSeq v2.1, whole genome shotgun sequence and encodes:
- the LOC123136592 gene encoding uncharacterized protein; protein product: MPLLPRRLAVAVAVAAPLRRPLCTAAPRPPWAMVNSQAALDASGAPSQSARALVDLNTTPCVSHLSVPARLVAPHGDDMGSLVGIVRGASSDGLLLLDFIDARHRPLWPHEFAAARGGVEPEGKLFVCNPLSGQLVRLPAPGMDVPKMGSTSFGLLTQSQGSHGPPDRYVVAQLSKISRGGGEWRRVVRRFLSETGEWDERPLVGELEMDPGRSMMINHEVLAFGDRLWWLDVAWGACSVDPFSDRPERRFAELPRSSVQPVSDSPTLSRYRRMGVSEGKLRYVQVSHGPKHDKWCVILSFSLDDETYSWALDHGVEITDRHDPCYVQIAAIDPFNADLVYLQHGSAVIAMDLAKGKEIWRGYLAKEFVFQKLLHCSLLVPCVLPTWLATSNIPSAGTLSSNKADCKRKTLADMLVRVDKC